Proteins encoded in a region of the Novibacillus thermophilus genome:
- a CDS encoding CalY family protein, which produces MSVKKRLGMGMMSAVVGLGLIGGGTFAYFSDSEQTNNTFAAGTLDLSVEPTEIIAIDNMKPGDSIIRDFELQNNGSLDIDKVYLETDYTVEDAEGDNTEDFGEHIQVEFLYNADKLDEVVYETTLAELKDMTPEAVNQHIFDPILEEQGLPAGTRDDLVVKFNFLDNGEDQNQFQGDSLNLTWTFTATQTAGEAK; this is translated from the coding sequence ATGAGTGTTAAAAAGCGACTGGGCATGGGGATGATGTCCGCTGTCGTCGGTTTAGGGTTAATCGGAGGAGGGACGTTCGCCTACTTCAGTGACAGCGAGCAGACGAACAACACGTTCGCAGCTGGCACACTGGATTTGTCGGTCGAACCGACGGAAATCATCGCCATCGACAATATGAAGCCGGGAGACTCGATCATTCGCGACTTTGAACTGCAAAACAACGGCTCCCTCGACATTGACAAGGTGTATTTAGAGACAGACTACACCGTTGAAGATGCCGAAGGCGACAACACGGAAGACTTCGGCGAACACATCCAAGTCGAATTCTTGTACAACGCCGACAAACTCGATGAAGTCGTATATGAGACGACATTGGCTGAACTGAAGGACATGACGCCGGAAGCCGTCAATCAGCACATATTTGATCCGATTCTCGAAGAACAAGGGCTGCCGGCAGGCACACGTGACGACCTCGTCGTCAAGTTTAACTTCCTCGACAATGGCGAAGACCAAAACCAGTTTCAGGGAGACTCCTTAAATCTGACGTGGACGTTTACCGCTACCCAAACGGCTGGTGAAGCGAAGTAA
- a CDS encoding N-acyl-D-amino-acid deacylase family protein has translation MSRLKRRSFIAALVFALLCGTILQVPNGQVRAEEVSFDTIIRNGTILDGSGLPRYEADIGIRNGTIARIGDLDDDTAGTEIDAEGLFVTPGFIDLHSHASTSALQEAKSSLTQGVTTELLNVDGGGPTDLNERYALEEEGLGINIGAYIGFNSVWEEVVGHEDRRATQEEIREMQSLISQAMEDGAFGVSAGLFYRPAYYADTDEVIEVVSAAREWRTNFPHHIRNENNEVVEATAETIDIGEKAGLHPHITHMKVMGPDNWGKSVETIGLLEEANARGTYATADVYPYLRSQTGLTAIVPPWVEEGGWEAMLERFADPELRPQIAQEIEQIMHSRVQSAADVYFPTKRRTLADYVEKGFGYDGTGKLLLGFLNFDYDNGATFYIDEIAVTNAEGETAFAYDFSGNDGDAWDPEAFGDELFSYPSNAVNYRIEQNAGRVEIAERQQGNASAYGKVEANMESLENSEALMRFRVEEVGNNQRLRFWLQADEFSSGSSFPVNGYGVELHLGTDQFILYGREDGRSTHFGSVDANMTTDWHWLRVRVQDGELAVRLWKDGVDEPAEWDMVQDIPVPGDDEGEEELTPGEATMRLLETEGNLRTIYNFGHEDDLKRIMQFPMTAIASDGGATTSDSVHPRRYGTQPRALGLYVRDKGYLEWEDAIRKMTGLPATIIGMTDRGFIAEGMAADITVFDPETVVDRATFDDPKQYAEGIEYVFVNGELALSEGELTGIQAGQALKRAPNMPSRPMNPSEPIHVEGTGDLLPMDATGTESALQVDYSVGQDPDARKAEGHFRIRDEKYELNFEAESFGKMQVADGWVSFTGRGTLNGNEERTFLVIIDEHEPLVDDERPTVTVQIEGMDDIRGFLGQADEEPSSVELMRKLIGDFADEGEIADDTTVRQLHTHLAAVERYEKTEKTDKAVKHMEGFKQLLSYLEEREMISGNAATILSHHADQLIAKWRQAID, from the coding sequence ATGTCCAGGCTCAAGCGGCGAAGTTTCATTGCGGCCCTCGTTTTTGCCTTGTTGTGTGGAACGATCTTGCAAGTGCCGAATGGACAGGTCCGGGCCGAGGAAGTGAGCTTCGACACAATTATTCGCAACGGAACGATTCTCGACGGATCCGGACTTCCGCGATACGAGGCGGATATCGGGATACGGAACGGCACCATTGCGCGCATCGGCGACTTGGATGACGATACGGCAGGAACAGAGATAGATGCTGAAGGGCTCTTCGTGACACCGGGGTTTATTGACCTTCACAGCCATGCATCGACGTCAGCCTTGCAGGAAGCCAAAAGTTCCCTTACGCAGGGCGTGACGACAGAATTGTTGAATGTCGACGGAGGCGGGCCGACAGATCTTAACGAACGCTATGCTCTAGAAGAAGAAGGTCTCGGGATCAACATCGGGGCGTACATCGGGTTCAACTCTGTCTGGGAGGAAGTCGTCGGCCATGAAGACCGCCGGGCGACACAGGAAGAGATTCGCGAGATGCAGTCCCTCATCAGCCAAGCGATGGAGGACGGCGCCTTTGGCGTGTCTGCGGGGCTGTTTTACCGGCCAGCCTACTACGCGGACACGGATGAGGTGATTGAGGTCGTAAGTGCCGCGAGGGAGTGGCGGACGAACTTCCCGCACCACATTCGCAACGAGAACAACGAAGTGGTGGAAGCGACAGCTGAAACGATAGACATCGGGGAAAAAGCTGGACTTCATCCTCACATTACCCACATGAAGGTGATGGGCCCAGACAACTGGGGAAAATCAGTGGAAACGATTGGACTGCTCGAAGAGGCAAATGCCCGGGGGACTTACGCGACAGCAGACGTGTATCCCTATTTGCGCAGTCAAACGGGGTTGACGGCCATCGTGCCTCCTTGGGTTGAGGAAGGCGGATGGGAGGCGATGTTAGAACGCTTCGCCGATCCGGAACTTAGGCCCCAGATCGCACAAGAAATTGAACAAATTATGCACAGCCGTGTCCAAAGCGCAGCCGATGTGTATTTTCCGACCAAAAGAAGAACCCTTGCCGATTACGTGGAAAAGGGCTTCGGCTACGATGGAACGGGGAAGCTGCTTTTAGGATTTCTCAACTTTGATTACGACAACGGCGCAACGTTCTATATAGACGAGATTGCAGTCACGAATGCAGAAGGAGAGACGGCCTTCGCGTACGACTTTAGCGGCAACGACGGAGACGCCTGGGATCCGGAAGCGTTCGGCGACGAACTGTTCTCCTACCCGTCGAATGCCGTCAACTACAGGATTGAACAAAATGCCGGGCGAGTCGAGATCGCTGAAAGGCAGCAAGGGAATGCCAGTGCTTACGGCAAGGTCGAGGCCAACATGGAAAGTTTGGAAAACAGTGAGGCCTTGATGCGTTTTCGCGTTGAGGAGGTAGGGAATAATCAGCGTCTCCGGTTCTGGTTGCAGGCGGATGAATTTAGTTCGGGAAGTTCTTTTCCCGTAAATGGGTACGGTGTTGAGCTGCACCTTGGAACTGACCAATTCATTTTGTACGGAAGAGAGGATGGCCGCTCCACCCATTTCGGAAGCGTTGACGCCAACATGACGACGGACTGGCATTGGTTGAGAGTCCGTGTGCAAGACGGTGAGCTCGCCGTTCGCCTCTGGAAGGACGGTGTAGATGAACCTGCAGAGTGGGACATGGTACAAGACATTCCGGTTCCAGGAGATGACGAAGGGGAGGAAGAACTGACTCCTGGAGAAGCGACGATGCGCCTGTTGGAGACTGAAGGCAATCTGAGAACGATCTATAATTTCGGTCACGAAGACGACCTTAAACGCATTATGCAATTCCCGATGACGGCCATCGCGTCAGACGGCGGTGCTACCACATCAGATAGTGTCCACCCGAGAAGGTACGGAACACAACCGCGTGCGCTCGGTTTGTACGTCAGGGATAAAGGGTATTTGGAATGGGAAGACGCCATTCGAAAAATGACAGGGTTACCTGCTACGATCATCGGCATGACGGACCGCGGATTTATTGCGGAAGGTATGGCCGCGGACATCACGGTATTTGACCCCGAAACAGTGGTGGACAGAGCGACATTCGACGATCCCAAACAGTACGCTGAAGGCATTGAGTATGTGTTCGTCAATGGAGAATTAGCTCTGTCTGAAGGAGAATTAACCGGAATACAAGCCGGTCAAGCATTAAAGCGGGCTCCTAACATGCCGAGTCGCCCGATGAATCCGTCAGAACCGATTCACGTCGAAGGGACGGGGGACTTGCTGCCGATGGATGCGACCGGGACTGAATCAGCCTTGCAAGTGGACTATTCTGTCGGCCAGGATCCAGACGCTCGGAAGGCAGAAGGACATTTCCGCATCCGTGATGAAAAGTATGAACTGAATTTTGAAGCAGAAAGTTTTGGAAAAATGCAAGTGGCCGACGGATGGGTCAGCTTTACCGGTCGGGGGACGTTGAACGGGAACGAAGAGCGGACGTTTTTAGTGATTATCGACGAACACGAGCCTTTAGTCGATGACGAACGGCCAACGGTGACGGTTCAAATCGAAGGAATGGACGACATACGGGGATTTTTAGGCCAGGCAGATGAAGAACCTTCAAGCGTTGAGCTCATGAGGAAACTGATTGGGGACTTTGCCGATGAAGGAGAAATTGCAGACGACACGACCGTGCGCCAGTTGCACACGCACTTGGCCGCTGTAGAGCGGTACGAAAAGACCGAAAAAACGGACAAAGCAGTCAAACACATGGAGGGCTTTAAACAATTGCTCTCTTATCTGGAAGAACGTGAGATGATTTCAGGTAATGCCGCAACGATACTCTCGCACCACGCCGATCAATTGATTGCCAAGTGGCGTCAGGCGATCGATTGA
- a CDS encoding gamma-glutamyltransferase → MPPKHLKRIICTFLVTVLLLATPFTAFAGDPGDPRQEPAAVGNGGAVATEHVEASQAAISILKKGGNAVDAAVAAAAAQGVTRPYSGGIGGGGFMHIYLADEDRSVILDHVTETSENFGPESYINPETGTLYPSNIRSSSGMATGIPGAVKAWEQALEEHGTMSLKEVLQPAIEIAEKGFPADPNFIRETAENADRFRLFESTKELYLDENGDVPEPGTIMKNPDLAQTYRLIAEHGSDIFYEGEIAEAIIDTIHNPPVVENPEHEVLAGNMTMDDLRNYEVIRRDPTHIRYRGYDVYSVPPSSSGVTVSQILNILEAYDLADMPKTKALHYFLEASRYAFADRSAYLGDPAHTLVPVTGLLSKGYAAERRQKIRDDYASIGQVAPGNPWPYEEDPDRQPDPPPEDSVAFHYDFSGNDGDPWDKTVFANLHSWPSTPAGATFRIQQNTGQVVLDNRQQGNGSAYGRATPDMRPLQESELLVRFRFDELGNDQRLRLWIQADAFSSGSSMAENGYGVELNAETKRLILRGRENGSSTTYGSIDTDLTTDWHWLRLRAQGDQLSVRLWHGEENEPDDWDIVHQLSEEEQAHHAWGKVLLSFINFDYDSGNTIYLDEVTVNDLSSGAQHEKELEGAGASEGEDSEEPTETIHLSVSDRDGNIVSYTSTINSIGGNGMVVPGYGFLLNNGFSGRIPSQDPDHPNYPRPGLRMLSAMSPTIVTKDGDPVMTVGAPSSNRIITTIVQIIMNKLDLGMTLPEAIAEPRLSQRNLSDAKAEYEEIFLDEYGTLLDELEAMGHTFKPDTAVQGISAATGLEFLSDGSVRAAAEPTRRGGGSAMAIDMEDIEEPPSEETSVAHMKALVERFVDEGEIKRSETARLLQTHLTAVGHYEDTGALDKAVQHMTSFKRLLDHQLGKEEISEYAADTLKSHADQLIEKWQ, encoded by the coding sequence ATGCCACCGAAACACTTAAAACGCATCATCTGCACGTTTCTTGTCACGGTGTTGCTGCTGGCAACTCCTTTCACTGCATTTGCCGGGGACCCGGGAGATCCCCGCCAGGAGCCGGCAGCAGTCGGTAACGGGGGAGCCGTTGCGACGGAGCACGTAGAAGCGTCTCAGGCAGCAATTTCCATTTTAAAAAAGGGCGGTAATGCTGTCGATGCTGCTGTGGCTGCGGCAGCAGCACAAGGGGTGACGCGTCCCTACTCCGGCGGGATTGGCGGAGGCGGGTTTATGCACATTTATTTAGCAGATGAGGATCGTTCCGTCATTCTGGACCACGTGACCGAGACGTCGGAAAACTTCGGTCCCGAGTCGTATATCAACCCGGAAACGGGAACGCTGTATCCCAGTAATATCCGAAGTTCCAGTGGCATGGCAACGGGTATTCCCGGGGCGGTCAAGGCGTGGGAACAAGCTTTAGAAGAGCATGGCACGATGTCGTTAAAGGAAGTGTTACAGCCGGCTATCGAGATCGCGGAAAAAGGGTTTCCCGCTGATCCCAACTTCATCCGCGAAACGGCTGAAAATGCCGACCGGTTCAGGTTGTTTGAAAGCACAAAAGAGCTCTACCTCGACGAAAATGGCGACGTACCGGAACCGGGCACGATCATGAAAAACCCGGACCTGGCACAAACGTACCGGTTAATTGCGGAACACGGTAGCGACATTTTCTACGAAGGGGAGATTGCGGAAGCGATCATCGACACGATCCACAATCCACCTGTGGTTGAGAATCCGGAGCACGAAGTTTTGGCGGGGAACATGACGATGGACGACTTGCGCAACTACGAAGTCATACGCCGCGATCCGACACACATCCGTTATCGGGGGTACGACGTTTACAGTGTTCCTCCGTCATCGAGCGGAGTGACGGTGAGCCAAATATTGAATATTTTAGAGGCGTACGACCTTGCCGATATGCCCAAAACGAAAGCGCTCCACTACTTCCTTGAGGCGTCGAGGTACGCTTTTGCTGATAGGAGTGCGTACTTGGGGGATCCTGCCCATACGTTAGTCCCGGTAACCGGATTGCTTTCCAAAGGGTATGCAGCAGAGCGCCGACAGAAAATCAGGGATGATTACGCTTCAATTGGACAAGTCGCACCGGGTAATCCGTGGCCCTATGAAGAAGATCCTGACAGACAACCGGACCCGCCTCCGGAGGATAGCGTGGCGTTTCACTATGACTTTAGCGGCAACGACGGCGATCCGTGGGATAAAACAGTGTTTGCCAATCTTCATTCTTGGCCGAGTACCCCGGCTGGCGCCACATTCCGTATCCAGCAAAATACGGGTCAAGTCGTACTCGACAACAGGCAACAGGGGAACGGCAGCGCTTACGGACGTGCAACACCGGACATGCGCCCGTTGCAAGAGAGCGAGCTGCTGGTGCGCTTTCGATTCGATGAGTTGGGGAATGACCAGCGGTTGAGGTTGTGGATTCAGGCAGATGCCTTTAGTTCCGGCAGTTCGATGGCGGAAAACGGTTACGGCGTCGAATTGAACGCAGAGACGAAGAGATTAATCTTGCGCGGCAGGGAAAACGGCAGTTCGACCACGTACGGCAGCATCGACACTGATTTGACGACTGACTGGCACTGGTTGCGGTTGCGGGCACAAGGTGATCAGCTGTCCGTACGACTTTGGCATGGCGAAGAAAATGAGCCCGATGACTGGGACATCGTGCATCAGCTTTCAGAGGAAGAACAGGCCCATCACGCATGGGGGAAGGTGTTGTTAAGCTTTATTAACTTTGACTACGACAGTGGCAACACGATCTACCTCGACGAAGTAACCGTCAACGATTTGAGCAGTGGGGCGCAACATGAGAAGGAGCTTGAAGGAGCAGGTGCTTCTGAAGGGGAGGACAGTGAAGAGCCGACCGAAACCATCCACCTGTCCGTGAGTGACCGTGACGGCAATATCGTCAGTTATACGAGTACGATCAACAGCATAGGCGGAAACGGGATGGTCGTTCCCGGTTACGGTTTTCTGTTAAACAACGGCTTTTCCGGACGCATCCCTTCCCAAGATCCGGATCATCCAAACTATCCTAGACCGGGGCTGCGGATGTTGAGCGCCATGTCACCAACCATCGTGACGAAAGACGGCGACCCTGTCATGACGGTCGGGGCTCCTTCGAGTAACCGGATCATTACGACGATTGTCCAAATTATCATGAACAAGCTGGATCTCGGCATGACGCTGCCGGAAGCGATTGCTGAACCGCGTCTGTCACAGCGAAACTTAAGTGACGCAAAAGCAGAGTATGAAGAAATTTTCTTGGATGAATACGGGACGTTGCTAGACGAACTGGAAGCAATGGGACATACATTTAAACCGGATACCGCTGTTCAAGGCATTAGTGCGGCCACCGGTTTGGAATTTTTGTCGGACGGGAGCGTGCGGGCTGCGGCAGAGCCGACAAGGAGAGGCGGAGGCAGTGCGATGGCCATCGACATGGAGGACATAGAAGAGCCCCCTTCTGAAGAGACGAGTGTGGCGCACATGAAGGCACTTGTCGAGCGCTTCGTAGATGAGGGCGAAATCAAGCGCTCCGAAACGGCTCGGCTGCTACAGACGCATTTGACGGCCGTAGGTCATTACGAAGACACGGGAGCGTTGGATAAAGCAGTTCAGCATATGACGAGTTTTAAACGGCTCCTTGATCACCAGCTCGGAAAAGAAGAGATCTCGGAGTATGCTGCGGACACACTTAAGAGCCACGCAGATCAGTTAATCGAGAAGTGGCAGTAA
- a CDS encoding serine hydrolase, giving the protein MRKPIKRYGWLIFVCLMVLGLCVPMASGQSDHFAALKENVEQIANSLDTGEIAVFIETSEGTIAMNETDVMSAASTIKVPILVEAIKQAEQGDLFWDDEVVVEESDAVGGSGVIKDMELPQTFTVRELAELMITVSDNTATNMIMERVGFDEVNWACIEMGCVDTVLQTSIYTSMPQDRGPHNYSNVKDMVTILKGANEGGFLSPEGREEFLSIMRDANQARLSEYQDPERHKDILVGRKGGSTASPRVLHDVGIFTLGDEHVYAAVFTKDVQPSIATPTIGEIGRSIMDYMVEFDSTE; this is encoded by the coding sequence ATGCGTAAACCGATTAAACGATACGGCTGGCTCATTTTTGTCTGTTTGATGGTGTTAGGCCTGTGCGTGCCTATGGCAAGTGGACAATCGGACCATTTTGCGGCACTAAAGGAAAATGTCGAACAGATTGCGAATTCCCTCGATACTGGGGAAATCGCGGTTTTCATCGAGACAAGTGAAGGAACAATTGCCATGAATGAAACAGACGTGATGTCTGCCGCTAGCACGATCAAAGTTCCCATTCTAGTTGAAGCCATCAAGCAAGCGGAGCAAGGGGATCTGTTTTGGGATGATGAAGTGGTCGTAGAGGAGTCGGACGCCGTCGGTGGAAGCGGTGTCATCAAAGATATGGAACTGCCCCAGACCTTTACCGTCCGTGAATTGGCGGAGCTGATGATCACAGTCTCGGACAATACAGCTACGAATATGATCATGGAACGGGTGGGGTTTGATGAAGTCAACTGGGCCTGTATTGAAATGGGATGTGTCGACACAGTGTTGCAAACGTCAATCTACACCTCCATGCCGCAAGACCGCGGTCCGCACAATTATTCAAACGTGAAAGACATGGTGACCATCTTGAAAGGGGCGAATGAAGGAGGCTTTCTTTCCCCGGAGGGAAGAGAGGAATTTTTAAGCATTATGCGGGATGCCAATCAAGCCAGGTTGTCCGAGTATCAAGATCCGGAGCGCCATAAAGACATTCTCGTCGGCCGTAAAGGAGGTTCTACAGCCAGCCCGAGAGTGCTGCACGATGTCGGCATTTTTACGCTGGGGGATGAACATGTCTACGCTGCCGTCTTTACAAAGGACGTACAACCTAGTATCGCGACCCCCACTATAGGTGAGATCGGCAGAAGTATCATGGATTACATGGTTGAGTTCGATTCAACGGAGTAG
- a CDS encoding FIMAH domain-containing protein translates to MSKGLKRIVIVAIAFLLLPGTVLHMPAGQAQGEDVETDLVDFVPAWVKEGGRSEMLKRMVDPELRVSIEAEINEIVQERVESVSDIRFPELGDTLEDWMKDFDRETNFDYEIEPGQALFSFVNLDYNKGNALYVDEFTVHDLDKGTTAFHYDFTGDDGDTWDPAAFGDDLFVYPRNPDAVRYSIENNTGKMEVDARRQGTASSYGKLTPIMDDLDNSEVLMRFRVDALGSTQWLRVWIQSDQFGSGSSFAQNGYGIALHLGTDELALQRREDGSTTKLDGVSANMTTDWHWLKLRAADGKVSVRLWNENEGEPEDWDIEYDIPEVKKKAMFSFANLDRDDESTFYIDDLAVETPSENDPVFKYDFSGEDGAEWDAEAFDQLDAYPDSDDPNGVTYSIERNTGKIELGKQRDALNASYGKVVPNMGNPMDSDLLVRFRTEEVGHDQWMRAFVRADEFFDGNSSPRNGYGIELNLKTDQLTMFKMENKNTYRLGRIDVDMTTDWHWLRLRVQGDELAVRLWRDGEEEPADWDLMHEVSDSVSPGEAMMRLLMLRGNVTTIYTPMESEEPVEPSIEQMIQQVEEFWDQGAIARDETAKHLKTHLSSVGHYEGIGSTEKAVKHMESLINLLEYQKEEDLISNEAYETLKDGAETLIAAWQ, encoded by the coding sequence ATGTCTAAAGGGTTGAAAAGAATCGTGATCGTGGCAATTGCTTTCTTGCTGTTGCCGGGGACAGTTTTACACATGCCTGCCGGACAAGCTCAAGGAGAAGATGTTGAAACCGATTTGGTCGATTTTGTACCTGCTTGGGTCAAGGAAGGCGGGAGATCCGAAATGTTGAAGCGGATGGTCGATCCTGAACTGCGGGTGTCAATCGAGGCAGAAATTAATGAAATCGTCCAGGAGCGGGTAGAAAGTGTTTCCGATATCCGTTTTCCGGAACTGGGGGATACGCTTGAGGATTGGATGAAAGACTTCGACCGGGAGACAAACTTCGACTACGAAATTGAGCCGGGACAAGCACTTTTCAGCTTCGTCAACTTGGACTACAACAAGGGGAATGCGCTCTACGTTGACGAGTTCACGGTTCATGACCTGGATAAAGGAACAACGGCTTTCCACTATGACTTTACAGGTGACGACGGTGACACGTGGGACCCTGCCGCGTTCGGCGATGACCTTTTTGTATACCCGAGGAATCCGGATGCCGTGAGGTACAGTATCGAAAACAATACCGGGAAAATGGAGGTCGATGCACGGAGGCAGGGAACAGCCAGCTCCTATGGGAAACTGACGCCTATCATGGACGATCTAGACAACAGTGAAGTGCTCATGCGCTTTCGAGTGGATGCATTAGGAAGTACGCAGTGGTTGAGAGTGTGGATTCAATCCGATCAGTTCGGCTCTGGTAGTTCGTTTGCTCAGAACGGTTACGGAATTGCGCTGCATCTCGGGACAGACGAGTTAGCCTTGCAAAGAAGGGAAGACGGTTCTACAACCAAACTGGACGGCGTGTCGGCCAATATGACGACGGATTGGCATTGGTTGAAACTACGGGCCGCCGACGGCAAGGTTTCTGTCAGACTGTGGAACGAAAACGAAGGGGAACCTGAGGATTGGGACATAGAATACGATATTCCGGAAGTGAAGAAAAAGGCCATGTTCAGTTTTGCGAACCTTGACCGAGATGACGAAAGCACATTTTATATCGACGATCTCGCGGTGGAAACACCATCTGAAAACGATCCTGTCTTCAAATATGACTTTAGTGGCGAAGACGGTGCTGAATGGGACGCGGAGGCTTTTGATCAACTTGACGCCTATCCGGACTCGGACGATCCCAATGGCGTCACATACAGCATTGAACGAAATACCGGTAAGATTGAACTCGGAAAACAGCGCGACGCTCTAAACGCCTCTTACGGAAAAGTCGTACCCAATATGGGGAACCCGATGGACAGCGATTTATTGGTGCGCTTTCGCACCGAAGAGGTGGGGCATGACCAGTGGATGAGGGCGTTTGTTCGGGCAGATGAATTTTTCGACGGCAATTCTTCGCCCCGAAACGGTTACGGCATTGAATTAAACCTGAAAACAGACCAGTTGACGATGTTCAAAATGGAAAACAAAAATACGTACCGTTTAGGTCGGATTGACGTCGATATGACGACCGACTGGCATTGGTTGAGATTGCGCGTTCAAGGTGACGAACTCGCTGTCCGCCTCTGGAGAGACGGTGAAGAGGAACCTGCTGATTGGGACCTCATGCATGAAGTGAGTGACAGCGTGTCTCCCGGTGAGGCGATGATGCGTTTGCTGATGTTAAGGGGGAATGTGACAACTATCTACACCCCGATGGAATCCGAGGAACCCGTTGAGCCCTCTATCGAGCAGATGATACAGCAGGTTGAGGAGTTTTGGGATCAGGGAGCTATTGCACGTGATGAAACGGCCAAGCATTTGAAGACTCACTTGTCGTCGGTGGGGCACTATGAAGGAATCGGGTCTACAGAGAAGGCAGTCAAACATATGGAGAGCTTGATAAACTTGTTGGAATATCAGAAAGAAGAGGATTTAATCTCGAACGAAGCGTATGAAACCCTTAAAGATGGCGCTGAAACGTTGATTGCGGCGTGGCAGTAG